In the genome of Mixta calida, the window TGCTTTGATTATTTAAAGATCGATCGCGGCTTTATCCAAAGCATCGGTATGGAAACCGTGACCTCGCCAGTGCTGGACGTGGTGCTGAACCTGGCGCGCAAGTTGAATCTGAAAACGGTGGCCGAAGGGGTGGAGACCGAAGAACAGGCCGCCTGGCTGCTGAAGCGCGGCGTCACGCATATGCAGGGCTATCTTTTCAGCCGCCCGCTGCCGCCCGATGAACTGATCGCCTGGCTGCAAAAGCGCCAGGCGCACTTACTGATGGCGCAGCCCGAAAATGACTGACCAGCACGCCGATGGGCGTCGCCTATTAATGCGGGAGTTTACTGACCTGATGTTACTTCGTCTGTTGATACTGATCCTGTTTTGCAGCACGGCGCTGAACGCGCAGGCAGATATCATTCGTGAAAGTTATGCCTTCGCCGAGCTGGGGAAGCCTAAATATGATGTCAACTTCACTCATTTTGACTACGTTAACCCGGCGGCGCCGAAAGGCGGCAAGATTACCCTGGCGGTGATCGGTAATTATGATAACTTCAACCGCTACGCCTCGCGCGGTTATCCCGGCATACGCACCGATGCGCTGTACGACTCGCTGTTTACCGCATCCGAAGATGAGATCGGCAGCTACTATCCGCTGATTGCGGAATATGCCCGCTATCCCGCCGATTTCAAATGGGCGGAAATCACGCTTAATCCGCGCGCGCGTTTTCAAAACAGCACGCCGATCACGGCGCAGGATGTCGCCTTTACCTTTGAAAAATTTATGACCGAAGGGGTGCCTTCGTTCCGCGTGTTCTATAAAGGCACAACGGTCAAAGCGCTCTCCCGGCTGACGGTGCGCATCGAACTGCCAAAAGCGGATCGCAGCATGATGCTGGGTCTGTTTACTTTGCCGGTGCTGTCGGAAGCGTTCTGGCGCCAGCATAAATTCAACGAGCCGCTGGGCTATCCGCCGCTCTCCAGCGGCCCTTACCGCATTACCTCTTATAAGGTCGGGCAATATATTGTCTATTCGCGCGTAAAGGACTACTGGGCGGCCGATTTACCGGTTAATAAAGGACGCTTCAATTTTGACACTATCCGCTATGACTACTACCTGGACGACAATGTCGCTTTCGAGGCGTTTAAAGCGGGCGCTTACGATTTTCGCGCTGAAGGCTCGGCAAAAAACTGGGCGACGCAGTATCGCGGCGACAGCTTCGATAAGCAGCAGATCGTGAAAGCGCCGCGTCCGAATCAGGTGACCACCGACGCCGCCTGGCTGGCGTTTAACAATGAAAAACCGCTGTTTCAGGACCGCCGCGTCCGTCAGGCGCTGACGCTGGCGTTTGATTTCGAATGGATGAATAAAGCGCTGTTTTATCACGCATACCAGCGCACCAGCAGCTATTTCCAGAACACCGAGTATGCGGCGCACGGCTACCCTGACGCCGCCGAACTGGAAATCCTGGCGCCTTATAAAGGCAAAATCCCCGACGAGGTATTCAGCCAGCGCTTTCAATCGCCGGTCAGCGACGG includes:
- a CDS encoding extracellular solute-binding protein, whose product is MLLRLLILILFCSTALNAQADIIRESYAFAELGKPKYDVNFTHFDYVNPAAPKGGKITLAVIGNYDNFNRYASRGYPGIRTDALYDSLFTASEDEIGSYYPLIAEYARYPADFKWAEITLNPRARFQNSTPITAQDVAFTFEKFMTEGVPSFRVFYKGTTVKALSRLTVRIELPKADRSMMLGLFTLPVLSEAFWRQHKFNEPLGYPPLSSGPYRITSYKVGQYIVYSRVKDYWAADLPVNKGRFNFDTIRYDYYLDDNVAFEAFKAGAYDFRAEGSAKNWATQYRGDSFDKQQIVKAPRPNQVTTDAAWLAFNNEKPLFQDRRVRQALTLAFDFEWMNKALFYHAYQRTSSYFQNTEYAAHGYPDAAELEILAPYKGKIPDEVFSQRFQSPVSDGSGYDRANLLRAMKLLEEAGWRLKNRQLVNTAGQPFRFELLVKSGGNISWTLPFQHSLKRLGIIMEIRQVDSSQYLRRLRRGDYDMTSTVYYAMPWPNSGLSQMWQSQFIDSTWNQARVKNPVLDALIDRILAHQGNKKALLPLGRALDRVLLWNNYMIPMWYSAEDRYAWWNKFSQPAVTPAYSVGLDNWWYDVNKAAKLPAQRR